A window of Clostridium sp. 'White wine YQ' contains these coding sequences:
- a CDS encoding DUF2812 domain-containing protein, producing the protein MKKVIRKLFWDYEREEKWLNEMAAKGYNFLSFSFPGKYVFEEGVPGEYTYRIELLKSKPQSTESNDYISFMEENEIECVNTYFRWAYFRSRNKDELANLYSDNESKIQHYSKVFRLTLTLWALNFSSFVYNLIIGYVVYIDRGFMINLFCSLINLIIAILVSPLTLKQYKNLNKLKKQRALYE; encoded by the coding sequence ATGAAGAAAGTTATCAGAAAACTTTTTTGGGATTATGAGAGGGAAGAAAAATGGTTAAATGAAATGGCAGCTAAGGGATATAACTTTTTAAGCTTTTCATTTCCAGGAAAATATGTATTTGAGGAAGGGGTACCAGGGGAGTATACCTATAGAATTGAGCTATTAAAATCTAAACCCCAAAGTACTGAAAGTAATGATTATATAAGCTTTATGGAAGAGAACGAAATTGAGTGTGTAAACACCTATTTCAGATGGGCTTATTTTAGAAGTAGGAATAAAGACGAACTTGCTAATTTATATTCTGATAATGAGTCAAAGATTCAACATTATAGTAAGGTGTTCAGATTAACTCTAACTTTATGGGCACTTAATTTTTCATCTTTTGTATATAACCTTATTATAGGATATGTGGTTTATATTGATAGAGGATTTATGATTAATCTATTTTGTAGTTTGATTAATTTAATCATAGCTATTTTAGTAAGTCCACTAACATTAAAACAATATAAGAATTTAAATAAATTAAAAAAACAAAGAGCGTTATATGAGTAA
- a CDS encoding NAD(P)H-dependent oxidoreductase: MSIEKSKILDAYNFRHACKEFDENKKISDDDFNFILETARLSPSSFGFEPWKLLIVQNKDLRDKLKPITWGAQRQLPTASHFVIILARKKDEMIYNSEYIHNFMEDIQKLPNDILTGKTATFENFQKNDFNLLENDRYIFDWASKQTYILLGNILTSAALIGIDSCPIEGYDIKKVEDLLEKEGVLDKTKFGVSVMAAFGYRKNTPREKTRQSIDKITEWIK; this comes from the coding sequence ATGTCAATTGAAAAATCAAAAATATTAGATGCCTATAACTTTAGGCATGCATGTAAAGAATTTGATGAAAACAAAAAAATATCTGATGATGATTTTAACTTCATACTTGAAACTGCAAGGTTATCTCCTAGCTCTTTTGGATTCGAACCATGGAAGCTTTTAATCGTTCAAAATAAAGATTTAAGAGATAAACTTAAACCTATTACTTGGGGAGCGCAAAGACAACTACCAACTGCAAGCCACTTTGTTATAATTCTAGCAAGAAAAAAGGATGAAATGATATATAACTCTGAATATATACATAATTTCATGGAAGATATTCAAAAGCTTCCTAACGATATCCTTACCGGGAAAACAGCTACCTTTGAAAACTTCCAGAAAAATGATTTTAATCTTCTTGAAAATGATAGGTACATTTTCGACTGGGCTTCAAAGCAAACTTATATTTTACTTGGAAATATATTAACTTCAGCTGCTTTGATAGGCATTGATTCATGTCCAATTGAAGGTTATGATATTAAAAAGGTTGAAGACTTACTTGAAAAAGAAGGGGTACTGGATAAAACTAAATTTGGTGTCTCTGTCATGGCTGCTTTCGGTTATAGAAAGAATACTCCGCGTGAAAAGACAAGACAATCAATTGATAAAATAACTGAATGGATTAAATAA
- a CDS encoding metal ABC transporter ATP-binding protein, whose protein sequence is MIEIKDLYFSYNNLPPYILSDINLTINNGEYISILGENGSGKSTLIKLILKLLSPSRGSITISSNRIGYVPQKSDFINSEFPITVYELLNSYKKLLKLKDMDIVQTSLEMVNMLNHQNSLIGNLSGGQCQKIFIARALMGDPDLLILDEPSTGIDVTSQEEIYSIIKNLNEEKNITVISIEHNLTAAMKNSSLIYHISAGKGHLCTPETYVNEYLGSNDKKVPIL, encoded by the coding sequence ATGATAGAAATTAAAGATCTATATTTTTCTTATAATAATTTACCTCCATACATACTAAGTGATATTAACTTAACTATAAATAATGGAGAATACATTTCAATCTTAGGTGAAAATGGTTCAGGAAAAAGTACATTAATAAAACTAATTTTAAAGCTGCTATCACCAAGTAGGGGATCTATTACTATTTCAAGTAATCGAATAGGATATGTACCTCAAAAATCAGATTTTATCAATTCTGAGTTTCCTATAACAGTATACGAACTTCTTAATTCTTATAAAAAATTATTAAAATTAAAAGACATGGACATTGTCCAAACAAGCTTAGAAATGGTAAATATGCTTAATCATCAAAATTCACTTATAGGTAATCTTTCTGGAGGACAGTGTCAAAAAATATTTATTGCTAGAGCATTGATGGGAGATCCTGATTTGCTTATATTAGATGAACCCTCAACAGGTATTGATGTGACTAGTCAAGAAGAAATTTATTCAATAATTAAAAACTTAAATGAAGAAAAAAATATAACTGTGATTTCAATTGAACATAATCTTACTGCAGCTATGAAAAATTCATCACTTATATATCACATATCTGCTGGCAAAGGACACTTATGTACTCCTGAAACTTATGTTAATGAGTATTTAGGATCAAATGATAAAAAGGTTCCTATATTATAA
- a CDS encoding sigma-70 family RNA polymerase sigma factor: MNYDKIENLVLLAKFGEEQAKEELAEEFKPYILNLSKKTFINGFEFEDIKNECYRVLFNCIRLYNPEKHRFVAYATNGIRNSINFLIRSSIRRDKSDGPETLILDDNLENILSHDLGFIEDALYKVVFRKKLKDALSKLQYDELELIDFVFFKKKSLMDYSRYKNVTYRKAVTKRNKILDKLRSLISKEEYHMYLN; encoded by the coding sequence ATGAATTACGATAAAATCGAAAATTTAGTTTTACTTGCAAAGTTTGGAGAGGAGCAGGCAAAAGAAGAATTAGCTGAGGAGTTTAAACCCTATATACTAAATCTTTCAAAGAAAACCTTTATAAACGGTTTCGAGTTTGAGGATATTAAAAATGAGTGTTATAGAGTCCTATTTAATTGCATAAGACTATATAATCCTGAAAAACATAGATTTGTTGCTTATGCTACAAATGGAATAAGAAATTCTATTAACTTTTTAATTAGAAGCTCTATAAGAAGAGATAAATCCGATGGACCAGAAACCTTAATACTTGACGATAATCTAGAAAACATTCTTTCCCATGACTTAGGTTTTATTGAAGATGCATTATATAAAGTAGTCTTTAGAAAGAAACTAAAGGATGCCTTAAGTAAACTCCAGTATGATGAATTAGAATTAATAGACTTTGTATTTTTTAAAAAGAAAAGTTTAATGGATTATTCAAGATACAAAAATGTCACATATAGAAAAGCTGTAACTAAAAGAAATAAAATATTAGATAAACTTAGAAGTCTTATAAGTAAAGAAGAATATCATATGTATTTAAATTAG
- a CDS encoding PadR family transcriptional regulator, which produces MPESSERGALTEAVYYILLSVNKPLHGYGIMQLVKEMSNNRVNLGPGTLYGAINTMLSKSWIKILENNVDSRKKEYIITDLGKEIVRNEIERLEELILNGRRVMEG; this is translated from the coding sequence ATGCCAGAAAGTTCAGAAAGAGGAGCATTAACTGAAGCCGTATACTATATACTTCTTTCAGTAAATAAGCCTCTTCATGGTTATGGAATAATGCAATTAGTAAAGGAAATGAGTAATAATAGAGTGAATCTAGGACCCGGAACACTATATGGAGCTATTAATACTATGCTTTCCAAATCGTGGATTAAAATACTAGAAAATAATGTGGATAGTAGGAAAAAAGAATATATTATTACAGACCTTGGTAAAGAAATTGTGAGAAATGAAATTGAAAGATTAGAAGAACTTATATTAAATGGTAGAAGGGTAATGGAGGGATAA
- a CDS encoding DUF2085 domain-containing protein: protein MKFFAPTCHQRSDRCFFLGNYQFPLCARCTGMTLGYILSIFTLIKIGSIPISIVLLAIMFLDWLIQFLGLLNSTDTRRLITGILGGYAVVGSYLI from the coding sequence ATGAAATTCTTTGCTCCAACTTGCCATCAAAGATCTGATAGATGCTTTTTTCTAGGGAATTATCAATTTCCTTTATGTGCTAGATGCACAGGAATGACTTTAGGATATATTTTATCTATATTTACACTTATTAAAATTGGTAGTATTCCTATTAGTATAGTTCTTTTAGCAATAATGTTTTTAGATTGGTTAATTCAATTTTTAGGACTATTAAATTCAACAGATACTAGAAGACTGATAACTGGCATCCTAGGGGGATATGCCGTAGTAGGATCTTATTTAATCTAA
- a CDS encoding cupin domain-containing protein, whose translation MQIEKIANKIEYSDDSFTKRVLFKEDKILNFVLNFRPGQGVPPHNHEQSDLLVHVLIGNGELTVDGVTNNITQGDVIHCTGKEVFSIKNTGKEDMSLFIILAPNPHSLYSKEV comes from the coding sequence ATGCAAATTGAGAAAATAGCTAATAAAATAGAATATAGTGACGACTCTTTTACTAAAAGAGTTCTTTTCAAAGAAGATAAAATTTTAAATTTTGTTTTAAATTTTAGGCCAGGTCAAGGAGTTCCTCCTCATAATCATGAACAAAGTGATTTACTAGTACATGTACTAATTGGGAATGGAGAATTAACTGTGGATGGAGTTACTAATAATATTACTCAGGGTGATGTTATTCATTGCACTGGAAAAGAAGTTTTCAGCATAAAGAATACTGGTAAAGAAGACATGTCTCTCTTTATTATATTGGCACCAAATCCACATTCACTTTATTCTAAAGAGGTATAA
- a CDS encoding lactate utilization protein — MDNNISWYIEKQVERTINNLNNRNMEGYFVKDRYELINKVKEFISIGSNVGVGDSLTLSETGVLDLLRNGDYNFFDKYKEDLTKENKREIYIKNFGADSFVSSTNAITENGELYNIDGNGSRVAPMLYGPNQVIIVVGINKIVKDIEAAEKRVRQYSAPIDAKRLNKDTPCTKIGYCVDCKSPNRICNDFVIIRGQFIKGRIKVIIVGESLGY; from the coding sequence ATGGATAATAATATTTCTTGGTATATTGAAAAACAAGTAGAGAGAACAATAAATAATTTAAATAATCGTAATATGGAAGGTTATTTCGTAAAAGATAGATATGAATTAATTAATAAAGTAAAGGAATTCATATCTATTGGTTCTAACGTAGGTGTAGGAGATTCACTGACGCTTTCAGAAACAGGAGTATTAGATTTATTAAGAAATGGGGATTATAATTTTTTTGATAAATATAAAGAAGACCTAACCAAAGAAAATAAAAGGGAAATTTATATTAAGAATTTTGGAGCAGATAGTTTTGTTTCCAGCACAAATGCAATTACTGAAAATGGAGAATTATATAATATAGATGGCAATGGAAGCAGGGTTGCTCCAATGCTCTATGGGCCCAATCAAGTAATTATTGTAGTAGGGATTAATAAAATTGTTAAAGATATAGAGGCAGCTGAAAAAAGAGTAAGACAATATTCAGCACCAATAGATGCCAAACGTTTGAATAAAGATACACCATGCACTAAAATTGGATATTGTGTTGACTGTAAAAGTCCAAATAGAATCTGCAATGATTTTGTGATTATAAGAGGACAATTCATTAAAGGAAGAATAAAAGTAATTATTGTAGGTGAAAGTTTAGGTTATTAA
- a CDS encoding NAD(P)-dependent oxidoreductase: protein MANDKIERLLLDEANRCIMCKNPKCKENCPISTPIPQIISLYREGKLKEAGEILFNNNPLSVVCSLVCIHEDQCKGNCIRGIKGEPIRFHDIEDEISTKYLEEIKFENIPKDKDRIAIVGGGPAGITIAFILAQKGYNITIFDAHDKIGGVLRYGIPEYRLPKRIIDLYEEKLIELGVRIRPNTTIGPVINIDRLHEDGYKAVFIGTGVWNPKTLNIKGETLGNVHYAIDYLKSSSVYRLGDRVAVIGAGNVAMDAARSAKRNGAKNVTILYRKGFEDMPATNQEIHEAKEDGIEFNIFKAPIEITEHGVKLAPTENVIDEETGKVKTKIIEGKEEFFECDSTIIAVSQSPRTNIVSTTKQLDTNRHGLLITDDRGNTTKKGTFASGDVVTGAKTVVEAVVQAKIVAETIEEYCKNN, encoded by the coding sequence ATGGCGAATGATAAGATAGAAAGATTATTATTAGATGAAGCTAATAGATGTATAATGTGTAAAAATCCAAAGTGTAAAGAGAATTGTCCAATAAGTACACCAATTCCACAAATTATCTCACTTTATAGAGAAGGGAAACTAAAGGAAGCAGGAGAAATATTGTTTAACAATAACCCTCTTTCAGTTGTATGTTCCTTAGTTTGTATTCATGAAGATCAATGTAAAGGAAATTGTATAAGAGGAATTAAAGGGGAACCAATTAGATTCCATGACATAGAAGATGAAATTTCAACCAAGTATCTTGAGGAAATTAAATTTGAAAATATTCCAAAGGATAAAGATAGAATTGCTATAGTAGGTGGTGGACCAGCAGGAATAACCATAGCCTTTATATTAGCACAAAAAGGCTATAATATCACAATTTTTGATGCTCATGATAAAATTGGAGGAGTATTAAGATATGGTATTCCAGAATATAGATTGCCAAAAAGAATAATTGATTTATATGAGGAAAAGCTTATAGAACTTGGTGTGAGAATAAGACCTAATACAACAATCGGACCAGTAATAAATATTGATAGACTACATGAAGATGGCTATAAAGCTGTATTTATCGGAACAGGAGTATGGAATCCTAAAACTTTGAATATTAAAGGAGAAACTTTAGGTAATGTACATTACGCTATTGATTATTTAAAATCTAGTAGTGTGTATAGATTAGGAGATAGAGTAGCTGTAATAGGAGCAGGAAATGTTGCGATGGATGCAGCAAGAAGTGCAAAGAGAAATGGAGCTAAAAATGTAACTATACTTTATAGAAAAGGCTTTGAAGACATGCCAGCTACAAATCAAGAGATACATGAAGCAAAGGAAGATGGAATAGAGTTTAACATATTTAAAGCTCCAATTGAAATAACAGAGCATGGCGTTAAGTTAGCACCTACTGAAAATGTAATTGATGAAGAAACAGGAAAAGTAAAAACTAAGATCATTGAAGGAAAAGAAGAATTCTTTGAATGTGACTCAACAATTATTGCAGTAAGTCAAAGCCCTAGAACAAATATAGTGTCTACGACAAAACAACTAGATACCAATAGACATGGTCTTCTTATCACTGATGATAGGGGAAATACAACTAAAAAGGGTACTTTTGCTTCAGGAGATGTAGTTACGGGAGCTAAAACTGTAGTTGAAGCTGTTGTACAGGCTAAGATAGTAGCAGAAACCATTGAAGAGTATTGTAAAAATAATTAA
- a CDS encoding nitroreductase family protein yields the protein MMNVNTEKCIGCGLCVKDCFARDIELVDGKAKIKNIACFKCGHCIAVCPKEAVSTDEYNMEEVKNYNKEEFTIEPETLMNFIKFRRTVRQFKDKAVEEDKLSKIIEAGRFTQTGSNTQGVSYIVVRDKLQELKELTLESLKNIGEAMLSNLTPETMVFKRYAEMWVDMYKEFKANPDGKERLFFNAPAVIIVVADSPVNGALASSNMELMTNALGLGTFFSGFFVRASQANSKIADFLELPEGKQIVTCMVIGYPDVKYSRTVPRKEANILWK from the coding sequence ATGATGAATGTAAATACTGAGAAATGTATAGGTTGTGGCTTATGCGTTAAAGATTGTTTTGCAAGGGATATTGAGCTTGTAGATGGTAAGGCAAAAATAAAAAATATAGCCTGTTTTAAATGTGGACATTGTATTGCTGTTTGCCCAAAGGAAGCAGTGTCAACAGATGAATATAATATGGAAGAGGTTAAGAACTATAATAAAGAAGAGTTTACTATAGAGCCTGAAACCTTAATGAATTTTATTAAATTTAGAAGAACAGTAAGACAATTTAAAGATAAAGCAGTAGAAGAAGACAAGCTTTCAAAAATTATTGAAGCAGGAAGATTCACTCAGACTGGAAGTAATACTCAAGGAGTATCTTATATAGTTGTAAGGGACAAACTACAAGAATTAAAAGAATTGACTTTAGAAAGTTTAAAAAATATCGGAGAAGCGATGCTTTCAAATTTAACTCCTGAAACAATGGTATTTAAGAGATATGCTGAGATGTGGGTTGATATGTATAAAGAATTTAAAGCTAACCCTGATGGAAAAGAAAGGTTATTCTTTAATGCACCTGCAGTAATAATTGTAGTAGCTGATTCACCAGTAAATGGTGCACTTGCTTCATCAAATATGGAGTTAATGACAAATGCTTTAGGACTAGGAACATTCTTCAGTGGTTTCTTTGTAAGAGCATCGCAAGCAAATAGTAAAATAGCAGATTTTCTTGAATTACCTGAAGGTAAACAAATAGTAACTTGTATGGTAATAGGGTATCCTGATGTTAAGTATTCAAGGACTGTACCTAGAAAAGAAGCTAATATATTATGGAAATAA
- a CDS encoding DUF2087 domain-containing protein, whose translation MDTKSNELFWSANIEEVKKGYIETEDEYMCIICEESFKKGRIYEKNSELYDARMSTKLHIKEKHESMLKYLIGMNSAYTGVSEVQRELLTLMAQGLSDKDIALKLGVAQSTIRNHRFKLREKEKQAKLFLAMMDLLSKTTSKKINKLEDDIICDAHKTATTIDDRYNITDKEEKETIKNYFDDNGALKNFPAREKKKIIVLKEIARNFTKGKKYSEKEINRIIKRINEDYATLRRALVEYGFIERSNDCSSYWVKE comes from the coding sequence GTGGATACTAAATCAAATGAATTATTTTGGAGTGCAAATATAGAGGAAGTAAAAAAAGGTTATATCGAAACAGAAGATGAATATATGTGTATAATTTGCGAAGAGTCATTTAAGAAAGGACGTATATATGAAAAAAATTCAGAGCTTTATGATGCAAGAATGTCAACTAAGCTTCATATTAAAGAAAAGCATGAATCCATGCTTAAGTATCTAATAGGAATGAATTCTGCATATACAGGTGTATCAGAAGTTCAAAGAGAACTGCTTACCTTAATGGCTCAAGGTTTATCAGATAAAGATATTGCATTAAAGCTTGGGGTTGCACAATCTACTATAAGAAATCATCGCTTTAAATTAAGAGAAAAAGAAAAACAAGCAAAATTATTCCTAGCAATGATGGATTTACTTTCAAAGACAACAAGTAAAAAGATTAATAAATTGGAAGATGATATCATTTGCGATGCACATAAAACTGCAACTACAATAGATGATAGATATAATATTACTGATAAAGAAGAGAAAGAAACAATTAAAAATTATTTCGATGATAATGGAGCCTTAAAAAATTTCCCTGCTAGAGAGAAAAAGAAAATAATAGTTTTAAAAGAAATAGCAAGGAATTTTACAAAAGGGAAGAAGTATTCAGAAAAAGAGATAAATAGGATCATAAAAAGGATAAATGAGGATTATGCTACTTTAAGGAGAGCACTTGTAGAATATGGATTTATTGAAAGATCAAATGATTGCAGTTCATACTGGGTTAAGGAATAA
- a CDS encoding bacteriohemerythrin, translating into MFEWKKEYEVGIEKIDGEHKKLFDIANKGYDLLKNDLYLDKYDRIMDIIHELKDYAQFHFSAEEDYLKSIGYKKLFTHKMEHDYFIDKISSVDLSKIDSNQDKYITEILDFMVQWIKEHILDKDKEYVN; encoded by the coding sequence ATGTTTGAATGGAAAAAAGAATATGAAGTAGGAATAGAAAAAATAGATGGGGAACATAAAAAACTTTTTGATATTGCTAATAAAGGTTATGATCTTTTAAAAAATGATTTATATTTAGATAAGTACGATAGGATTATGGATATAATTCATGAATTAAAAGATTATGCACAATTTCACTTCTCTGCTGAAGAGGACTATTTAAAAAGCATTGGATACAAAAAATTATTCACACATAAAATGGAGCACGATTATTTTATAGATAAAATAAGCAGTGTTGATTTAAGTAAAATAGATAGCAATCAGGATAAATATATTACTGAAATACTAGATTTTATGGTACAATGGATAAAAGAACATATTTTAGACAAAGACAAAGAATACGTGAATTAA
- a CDS encoding sigma-70 family RNA polymerase sigma factor has product MTINETNFIKQIKLRNTKALDFMVDTYSNLVFKVAHSVLNSSFYANYVEECVNDIFFSIWNNIESFDEEKGDFKYWITAISKYKAIDYKRKLYRLNTSEALDEYVMPDEVNVENLLISKENRTEIIESLNILNPQDKEIFIRRYFLYEDVCDIAKSFGVDRNIIDKKLSRGRKQLKAKLMPLKGEVI; this is encoded by the coding sequence GTGACTATAAATGAAACAAACTTTATTAAACAAATTAAATTAAGAAATACTAAGGCCTTAGATTTTATGGTTGATACCTATAGTAATCTAGTTTTTAAGGTTGCGCACAGTGTGCTTAATTCAAGTTTTTATGCTAACTATGTAGAGGAATGTGTAAATGATATATTCTTCTCTATATGGAATAACATTGAGAGCTTTGATGAAGAGAAAGGTGACTTTAAATATTGGATTACAGCAATCTCAAAATATAAAGCTATTGATTATAAGCGAAAGCTATATAGATTAAATACTTCTGAAGCTTTAGATGAATATGTTATGCCTGATGAAGTAAATGTAGAAAATCTACTTATTTCTAAAGAGAATAGAACAGAAATTATAGAGAGTTTAAACATTCTAAATCCTCAGGACAAGGAAATATTTATTCGCAGATATTTTCTCTACGAAGATGTTTGTGATATAGCAAAGTCTTTCGGTGTAGATAGAAATATAATTGATAAAAAGCTTTCAAGAGGTCGTAAACAGTTAAAAGCAAAACTTATGCCGTTGAAAGGAGAAGTAATTTAA
- a CDS encoding winged helix-turn-helix transcriptional regulator: MNNNIEYKENSECSEIQCPVETSLNIIGGKWKGIIIYRLLNGKKRFNELRREMPRITHRMLTLQLRELENDNIVKRTVYAEVPPKVEYELTEFGMSIKPIIVALFDWGKIVQQNESK, from the coding sequence TTGAATAATAATATTGAATATAAGGAAAATAGTGAATGTTCAGAGATTCAATGCCCTGTAGAAACAAGCCTTAATATCATTGGTGGTAAGTGGAAAGGGATAATAATTTACAGGTTACTTAACGGTAAAAAAAGATTTAATGAATTAAGACGAGAAATGCCTAGAATAACTCATAGGATGTTAACTCTTCAATTAAGAGAACTTGAAAATGATAATATAGTTAAGAGAACTGTTTATGCTGAAGTTCCACCTAAGGTTGAATATGAATTAACTGAATTTGGTATGTCAATAAAACCAATAATAGTTGCACTTTTTGATTGGGGAAAAATAGTTCAGCAAAATGAAAGTAAGTAA
- a CDS encoding GNAT family N-acetyltransferase — MIKSYIKLDDREKSLVNTFINRNIEEKKTSKEVDEMFNNKVYDYGNGTLFYFESGKVLGKVNIVLEVANQLGTTYIHFLDIDDTSNNKEMIIKSLIEEAVIIANKYKAKEIYLGERSEERLKLLETLGFHKDYRAIRMYLEDRDKKAECFDLIPLTQENKHEYQGVYNDSFSDMPHGSYVDINGVMECLKKANEENYYFLVAYNNINIGFMDCTIKNGEGTFDIGLCKEYRGRGYGRMLLETAIDFLNKKEVNKIGLLVIERNLVAYNMYKKRGFKVDSIFSSWIKLK, encoded by the coding sequence ATGATTAAGAGTTATATTAAACTAGACGATAGAGAAAAAAGTTTAGTCAATACTTTTATAAATAGAAATATTGAAGAGAAAAAAACATCAAAAGAAGTTGATGAAATGTTCAATAATAAAGTGTATGACTATGGAAATGGGACATTATTCTACTTTGAAAGTGGAAAAGTCTTGGGAAAAGTTAATATAGTTCTAGAAGTAGCAAATCAGCTAGGAACTACTTATATACATTTCCTAGATATAGATGATACCTCGAATAACAAAGAGATGATCATAAAAAGTTTAATAGAAGAAGCTGTTATTATAGCAAATAAATATAAAGCTAAGGAAATATATTTAGGTGAGAGAAGTGAAGAAAGGCTTAAACTATTAGAGACACTAGGATTCCATAAAGACTATAGAGCTATAAGGATGTATTTAGAGGATAGAGATAAGAAAGCGGAATGCTTTGATTTAATACCATTAACACAAGAAAATAAACATGAATATCAAGGGGTATATAATGATTCCTTTAGTGATATGCCCCATGGATCCTATGTAGATATTAATGGAGTTATGGAGTGCTTAAAAAAGGCCAATGAAGAAAATTATTATTTTCTTGTAGCCTATAATAACATTAATATAGGATTTATGGATTGTACTATAAAAAATGGAGAAGGAACTTTTGACATAGGGTTATGCAAAGAATATAGGGGAAGAGGCTATGGTAGAATGCTTTTGGAAACAGCAATTGATTTTTTAAATAAAAAAGAGGTTAATAAGATAGGACTTTTGGTTATAGAAAGGAACTTAGTAGCTTACAACATGTATAAAAAAAGAGGCTTTAAAGTAGATTCAATATTTAGTAGCTGGATTAAATTAAAGTAA